The following coding sequences are from one Formosa haliotis window:
- a CDS encoding haloacid dehalogenase type II has translation MINNRRDFIKRTAIFSLASTAIPQFGFAGNEVPRDNKKTEGNRPKVLFFDVNETLLDLTTMKASVGKALDGHSELLPLWFTTMLQYSLVSTVGNQYNDFGIIGAAALQMVALNNGITLSETEAKEAILGPIRSLPAHPEVKEALQSLKDAGYKLVSFTNSSNKGVETQFKNAGLLDYFEERLSVEDVGKFKPHADTYAWAARKMGVQPKECLLVAAHGWDIAGALWANWRGAFVSRPGAQLYPLSPSPEINEPNLKRIAERLIALK, from the coding sequence ATGATTAATAACAGAAGAGATTTTATTAAAAGAACAGCAATATTTAGCTTGGCAAGTACAGCAATTCCTCAATTTGGATTTGCAGGAAATGAAGTTCCAAGAGACAACAAGAAAACAGAAGGCAACAGACCAAAAGTGCTTTTTTTCGATGTTAATGAAACGTTGTTAGATTTAACGACCATGAAAGCAAGTGTAGGTAAAGCCCTGGACGGACATTCAGAGTTATTACCGTTGTGGTTTACTACTATGCTTCAATATTCATTAGTGTCGACCGTTGGAAATCAATATAACGATTTTGGTATTATTGGAGCAGCAGCTTTACAAATGGTAGCTTTGAATAATGGAATTACTTTATCAGAAACCGAAGCCAAAGAAGCTATTCTTGGTCCGATTAGATCTTTGCCGGCACATCCAGAAGTTAAAGAGGCGCTGCAAAGTTTAAAAGATGCAGGATACAAATTAGTGTCGTTTACAAACTCCTCGAATAAAGGGGTTGAAACACAATTTAAAAATGCAGGATTATTAGATTATTTTGAAGAGCGGTTAAGTGTAGAAGATGTAGGTAAATTTAAGCCACATGCAGATACCTATGCTTGGGCAGCTCGTAAAATGGGTGTACAACCCAAAGAGTGTTTGTTAGTTGCAGCTCATGGATGGGATATTGCAGGTGCGCTTTGGGCTAATTGGAGAGGGGCTTTTGTTAGTCGACCAGGTGCTCAATTATATCCTTTGTCACCAAGCCCAGAAATAAATGAACCGAATTTAAAACGGA
- a CDS encoding SDR family NAD(P)-dependent oxidoreductase, with product MSKVAVITGATGGIGFEVAKRLGKDGYTVVLNGIEDEVGAQRVAELTAEGITAEYIGFDMTKDEAVTENITKIGEKYGKIDLLVNNTGGIGVRARFEEMTTEQYRFVMALNLDSVFFASRAAIPFLKKGEDASIINYTSNAAWNGAGPGAGIYSVSKGGVQSITRALAKDLAEYGIRVNAVSPGTIDTPFHAQIKATKPEVFASWANSVLLGRLGQPEEVAGVVSFLASKDASFITAETIQIGGGQALGI from the coding sequence ATGAGTAAAGTAGCAGTAATAACCGGTGCAACCGGTGGAATTGGTTTTGAAGTAGCAAAAAGACTAGGAAAAGATGGATATACTGTTGTATTAAACGGTATTGAAGATGAAGTAGGAGCTCAAAGAGTTGCAGAATTAACTGCAGAAGGCATCACTGCTGAATATATTGGGTTCGACATGACTAAAGACGAAGCAGTTACTGAAAACATTACTAAAATTGGTGAAAAATACGGGAAAATTGATCTTCTTGTAAATAATACTGGTGGTATTGGAGTTAGAGCTAGATTTGAAGAAATGACAACTGAGCAATACAGATTTGTTATGGCTTTAAACCTTGATTCAGTATTTTTTGCTTCAAGAGCTGCTATTCCTTTCCTTAAGAAAGGTGAAGATGCTTCTATCATTAACTACACGTCTAACGCAGCTTGGAATGGTGCAGGACCTGGTGCTGGAATTTATTCAGTATCTAAAGGTGGAGTACAATCTATCACTAGAGCTTTAGCTAAAGATTTAGCTGAATACGGAATTAGAGTAAACGCAGTATCTCCTGGTACTATCGATACACCTTTCCATGCTCAAATTAAAGCTACTAAGCCAGAAGTTTTTGCTTCTTGGGCAAATAGTGTATTATTAGGTAGATTAGGTCAGCCAGAAGAAGTTGCAGGTGTTGTTTCTTTCTTAGCAAGTAAAGATGCTTCTTTCATTACAGCTGAAACTATCCAAATTGGTGGTGGTCAAGCTTTAGGTATCTAA
- a CDS encoding TetR/AcrR family transcriptional regulator yields MEQELKSELTKQIIIDNAFKLFYEHGFKTTSVDKIMKASLLTKGAFYHHYKNKKELGLEVISLKLQKRVFESMIAPLYEPGNAIDILKSTFLNRIQSFPVYDKQHGCPMNNFINEIGDLELAYQLALKQIIETWKSALVALIERGKTELTIKQEVSSQAVAVYLISAFEGVRGIRKLYTDDTILDEYVLGLSAYISQLEY; encoded by the coding sequence ATGGAACAAGAATTAAAGTCGGAATTAACCAAACAAATTATTATAGATAATGCCTTTAAGTTGTTTTACGAACATGGATTTAAAACAACGAGTGTCGATAAAATAATGAAAGCATCTCTGCTTACAAAAGGAGCGTTTTATCATCATTATAAAAATAAAAAAGAATTGGGCCTTGAAGTTATTAGTTTAAAACTTCAAAAACGTGTGTTCGAAAGTATGATTGCCCCTTTATACGAACCGGGAAATGCGATCGACATTTTAAAATCTACATTTTTAAACCGAATACAATCTTTTCCTGTTTACGATAAACAACACGGTTGCCCAATGAATAATTTTATAAATGAAATTGGCGATTTAGAATTAGCCTACCAGTTGGCTTTAAAACAGATTATAGAAACTTGGAAATCTGCATTAGTGGCTTTAATAGAACGCGGTAAAACAGAACTGACCATAAAACAAGAAGTGTCCAGCCAAGCTGTTGCCGTGTATTTAATAAGTGCTTTTGAGGGGGTTCGTGGCATTAGAAAACTATATACAGACGATACAATTCTAGACGAATATGTTTTAGGATTGTCAGCTTATATATCGCAATTAGAATATTAA